One part of the Nitrospirota bacterium genome encodes these proteins:
- the hisA gene encoding 1-(5-phosphoribosyl)-5-[(5-phosphoribosylamino)methylideneamino]imidazole-4-carboxamide isomerase translates to MLIIPAIDLKDGHCVRLIQGRKDDVTVYSYDPVATALRWESLGAKLIHIVDLDGAFTGSQKNLESIIAIRKAVKAELEVGGGIRDLNTIKELISFGIERVILGTSTIENPALIEEASKAYPGNVLVGLDARDGMVAVKGWVEATSKRAVEVAIRMASLGAGGIIYTDISRDGMLTGPNISAVREIVSAVEIPVIASGGVSSLNDIRKLMEVNGLWGVITGKAIYEGNLDLKEAIRLTEGS, encoded by the coding sequence ATGCTTATAATACCTGCGATAGATTTAAAAGACGGGCATTGCGTAAGGCTCATTCAGGGAAGAAAGGATGATGTAACCGTATATTCCTATGACCCTGTGGCAACTGCACTTAGGTGGGAGTCCCTCGGTGCAAAGCTCATTCACATAGTAGACCTCGATGGCGCATTCACAGGCTCTCAAAAGAACCTCGAAAGCATAATAGCTATAAGAAAGGCTGTTAAGGCGGAGCTTGAGGTAGGCGGAGGAATTAGGGACCTGAATACAATAAAGGAGCTCATCTCTTTTGGTATAGAAAGGGTTATACTTGGCACATCTACGATAGAAAACCCTGCGCTCATTGAGGAGGCATCAAAGGCTTACCCGGGGAATGTGCTTGTGGGTTTAGATGCAAGGGACGGTATGGTGGCTGTTAAAGGATGGGTTGAGGCTACATCCAAAAGGGCAGTTGAGGTTGCAATCAGGATGGCATCTTTAGGCGCAGGAGGTATAATCTATACGGATATCTCGAGGGATGGCATGCTTACAGGTCCAAATATCTCAGCAGTGAGAGAAATCGTTTCCGCAGTAGAGATACCTGTCATTGCCTCAGGCGGCGTCTCCTCGCTAAACGATATAAGAAAGCTCATGGAGGTCAATGGGCTATGGGGGGTTATTACAGGAAAGGCAATCTATGAAGGTAACTTAGATTTAAAAGAGGCAATAAGATTAACGGAAGGCTCTTAA
- a CDS encoding AAA family ATPase — protein sequence MWIKTVRLVNFGSFKDSGGIEFSKSINVLTGQNNAGKSLILKSILQMQHPSVSVNDIRKGEENCEIKIKSEEFNYTHYPNINKVEGTAGPTMFIRTLHKNKGQTYSQTYRMNIPSIGERDAGLIPSTEPHNFIYPSDKLISPTPSHRGLR from the coding sequence ATGTGGATAAAAACTGTCAGGCTGGTTAATTTTGGAAGTTTCAAGGATTCCGGCGGAATAGAGTTTTCAAAAAGTATTAATGTCTTAACTGGTCAAAATAATGCTGGGAAATCCTTGATATTGAAATCAATTCTTCAAATGCAACACCCTTCAGTTAGTGTTAATGACATTCGGAAAGGTGAAGAGAATTGTGAAATTAAAATCAAGTCCGAAGAGTTTAATTACACTCATTACCCTAACATTAACAAGGTAGAGGGAACAGCTGGGCCCACCATGTTCATAAGGACGTTACACAAAAATAAAGGTCAGACTTATAGTCAGACTTATAGAATGAACATACCCTCTATCGGTGAAAGAGATGCAGGACTTATACCATCTACTGAACCTCATAATTTTATTTATCCCTCAGACAAACTCATTAGCCCAACCCCCAGCCACCGGGGCTTGAGATAG
- the hisF gene encoding imidazole glycerol phosphate synthase subunit HisF, whose product MLTKRIIPCLDVKDGRVVKGVSFINLRDAGDPVENAKFYDAEGADELVFLDITASHEKRNIIIDVVMHTAEEVFMPLTVGGGIRDLDDIRELLRAGSDKVSINTAAVNNPDFIRQASERFGSQCIVVAIDAKRCYGAKGKAPEWLRSHHDLMPLPNAQSWEVYTHGGRRPKGLDAIKWAVYVESLGAGEVLLTSMDRDGTKDGYDIVLTKAVSSSVSIPVIASGGAGTLKHLYEGLTDGGADAVLAASIFHYREYSIKEAKEYLRGKGVAIRL is encoded by the coding sequence ATGCTTACAAAGAGGATAATACCATGTCTCGATGTAAAAGACGGAAGGGTTGTCAAAGGAGTAAGCTTCATTAATCTCAGGGATGCAGGGGACCCGGTCGAGAATGCAAAGTTCTATGATGCCGAAGGTGCTGATGAGCTTGTATTCTTGGACATAACCGCATCCCACGAAAAGCGGAACATAATAATAGATGTTGTGATGCATACGGCAGAAGAGGTCTTCATGCCCCTTACAGTTGGAGGAGGGATAAGGGACCTCGATGACATAAGGGAGCTTCTCAGGGCAGGCTCTGACAAGGTCTCGATTAACACTGCCGCTGTGAATAACCCTGATTTCATAAGGCAGGCATCCGAGAGATTCGGCAGTCAGTGCATTGTGGTTGCAATAGATGCAAAAAGATGTTATGGCGCTAAGGGCAAGGCTCCCGAATGGCTTAGGTCCCACCATGACCTCATGCCTCTTCCTAATGCTCAGTCATGGGAGGTATACACACATGGAGGAAGAAGACCAAAGGGGCTCGATGCAATAAAATGGGCAGTATATGTGGAAAGCTTAGGTGCAGGCGAAGTCCTTCTTACGAGCATGGACAGGGATGGAACAAAAGACGGATATGACATTGTGCTTACAAAAGCAGTCTCATCCTCGGTCTCTATACCTGTCATTGCCTCAGGCGGTGCAGGAACCCTCAAACACCTCTATGAGGGACTTACGGATGGAGGGGCAGACGCAGTTTTAGCCGCATCTATATTCCACTACAGGGAATACTCCATAAAAGAGGCTAAGGAATACCTCAGAGGAAAAGGCGTGGCTATAAGACTCTGA
- a CDS encoding DUF2283 domain-containing protein, translating to MRITYDSEVDALYIRFIETTVTTKHVAEGIAVDYDSEGKIAGIEILDAVKRFGTKDVFKKVTLEDLALQSK from the coding sequence ATGAGGATAACTTATGATTCAGAGGTGGATGCCCTGTATATCCGTTTCATAGAGACTACAGTGACGACAAAGCATGTTGCTGAAGGTATTGCGGTTGACTATGATTCAGAGGGCAAGATAGCAGGCATAGAGATACTTGATGCAGTAAAGAGATTTGGCACAAAGGATGTCTTTAAAAAAGTAACCCTTGAGGACCTTGCCTTACAGTCAAAATAA
- the tilS gene encoding tRNA lysidine(34) synthetase TilS, giving the protein MDFLERIKETIEKHSMFRGGETVLIGLSGGADSVCLLTLLKKLSPAIGIKLHAVYIDHGLRPNETEKEIAFLKDLTVSMEIPLTIKSADVKAHAKEHGMSKQESGRQLRYELFDLVSYEISATKVALGHNMDDQIETFFMRILRGSGPKGLSAIPPKRGNIIRPLIETQRKDIEGFLEKEKIPYTEDSSNLKDDYLRNKIRHSLIPRLEELNPNLRETISKTVEIFREEDRYFETLVTKTMMKLISRKNHSSIELFLAPLETMDRVILRRTLRRAVDETKGLREIGFTHIEDIIGLIEKGRHGNRLYLPKGVRAIKQYSTLKLTSEPSLRLGTYMLQAQGEVVLKEAGVVLEAELMEGLKEKLDGRSVAVFDGDKLSFPLRIRAREKGDFFYPYGFGKRKKIQDFFVDEKLPKDERDKTPIVLSGSEIIWVLGMRQDDRFKATPETKRFTVLKVKYLRG; this is encoded by the coding sequence ATGGACTTCCTCGAAAGGATAAAAGAAACAATCGAAAAACACTCCATGTTCCGAGGAGGCGAAACGGTTCTTATAGGGCTTTCAGGAGGAGCTGATTCGGTTTGCCTTTTAACTTTGCTTAAAAAACTAAGCCCTGCGATTGGGATTAAACTCCATGCAGTTTATATAGACCATGGATTAAGGCCAAATGAAACGGAAAAAGAGATTGCCTTTCTAAAAGACCTTACAGTGTCCATGGAAATACCATTGACCATAAAGTCTGCTGATGTAAAGGCACATGCAAAAGAGCACGGCATGAGCAAGCAGGAATCAGGAAGACAACTCAGATACGAGCTTTTCGATTTGGTCTCCTATGAGATATCTGCCACAAAGGTCGCACTCGGACATAACATGGATGACCAGATAGAGACATTTTTTATGAGGATTCTAAGAGGCTCGGGACCAAAAGGGCTTTCAGCCATACCACCCAAAAGGGGCAATATCATCAGACCACTTATAGAGACCCAAAGAAAAGACATAGAGGGATTCCTCGAGAAAGAGAAGATCCCCTACACGGAGGATTCCTCGAACCTGAAGGACGATTACCTCAGAAACAAAATCAGGCATTCCCTTATCCCTCGGCTTGAAGAATTAAACCCTAATCTCAGAGAGACCATCTCGAAAACAGTAGAGATATTCCGTGAGGAAGACAGATATTTCGAGACACTCGTTACAAAGACCATGATGAAACTTATCAGCAGGAAAAACCATAGCTCCATCGAGCTATTCCTTGCACCTCTTGAGACCATGGACAGGGTCATACTGAGAAGGACTCTGAGAAGGGCAGTGGATGAGACAAAAGGGTTAAGAGAGATAGGTTTTACACATATAGAAGATATTATTGGACTCATAGAAAAAGGAAGGCATGGCAACAGGCTTTATCTTCCAAAAGGTGTAAGGGCAATAAAACAATACTCCACATTAAAGCTCACATCAGAGCCTTCTTTAAGATTAGGCACATATATGCTTCAGGCACAGGGAGAGGTTGTGCTCAAAGAGGCAGGGGTAGTGCTTGAGGCAGAGCTTATGGAAGGACTTAAGGAGAAGCTCGATGGAAGGTCTGTAGCAGTTTTCGATGGAGATAAGCTGTCATTTCCCCTTCGCATAAGGGCAAGGGAAAAAGGGGATTTCTTTTACCCCTATGGTTTTGGAAAAAGGAAAAAGATTCAGGATTTTTTTGTGGATGAAAAGCTACCAAAAGACGAGAGGGATAAAACTCCAATAGTCCTATCGGGCTCGGAGATAATATGGGTTTTGGGCATGAGGCAGGATGACAGGTTTAAGGCAACCCCTGAGACAAAACGGTTTACAGTCTTAAAAGTAAAATACCTGCGTGGCTAA